A genomic window from Lineus longissimus chromosome 17, tnLinLong1.2, whole genome shotgun sequence includes:
- the LOC135501434 gene encoding band 7 protein AGAP004871-like has product MSKNRVGQQPDQTTVYEHIELEDGSGETLIVSLPAPASAISAPWTAMASKHGITNIDDGYTQNFGMSSGEPDRKKQGVEIIGADENAVQGMGCCGWFLTILSGLLFIILLPFSLFFCLKVVQEYERAVIFRLGRLRPGGPKGPGIFFVLSCIENFIKIDLRTVSFDVPPQEVLTKDSVTISVDAVVYYRVNNPTISVANVEDAHGSTRLLAQTTLRNTLGTKNLAEILSERESISASMQEVLDEATDPWGIKVERVEVKDVRLPHQLQRAMAAEAEASREARAKVIAAEGEQKASRALKEAADVMMESKAALQLRYLQTLNSISAEKNSTIIFPLPIDLISGLMNK; this is encoded by the exons ATGTCGAAAAACAGAGTCGGACAGCAGCCCGACCAGACAACAGTTTACGAGCACATCGAGCTAGAGGACGGCTCGGGGGAAACTTTGATCGTTTCTTTACCGGCTCCAGCAAGTGCTATATCTGCCCCTTGGACAGCCATGGCAAGCAAGCATGGGATAACTAACATTGATGATGGGTACACTCAGAATTTCGGGATGTCTTCGGGGGAACCGGATAGAAAGAAACAGGGAGTGGAGATAATCGGAG CGGATGAAAATGCCGTCCAAGGTATGGgatgttgtggttggttccttACCATCCTATCCGGTCTTCTCTTCATTATACTACTGCCATTTTCATTGTTCTTTTGTCTAAAG GTTGTGCAGGAATACGAGCGCGCTGTCATCTTCAGACTGGGTCGCCTGCGACCGGGAGGTCCAAAAGGTCCTGGTATATTTTTCGTGCTCTCGTGCATCgagaatttcatcaaaattgatTTGAGGACTGTGTCATTCGACGTGCCTCCTCAGGAG GTTCTTACGAAAGACAGCGTCACAATCTCCGTGGACGCTGTTGTCTACTACCGCGTCAACAACCCCACGATATCAGTGGCGAATGTTGAGGATGCCCATGGTTCAACGCGACTCCTCGCGCAGACGACACTGAGGAATACACTGGGAACAAAGAATCTTGCCGAAATCTTATCGGAGAGGGAGTCCATTAGCGCCTCCATGCAG GAAGTTCTTGATGAAGCCACAGACCCTTGGGGGATCAAGGTCGAGCGCGTTGAAGT TAAGGACGTCCGCCTGCCCCACCAGCTCCAGAGAGCCATGGCCGCCGAAGCTGAGGCATCTCGCGAAGCTCGTGCAAAG GTAATCGCCGCGGAAGGAGAACAGAAGGCCTCCCGCGCTTTGAAGGAGGCGGCAGACGTCATGATGGAGTCGAAAGCGGCACTCCAGCTCCGCTACCTCCAGACTCTTAACAGCATCTCCGCCGAGAAGAACTCTACCA